The Lynx canadensis isolate LIC74 chromosome D1, mLynCan4.pri.v2, whole genome shotgun sequence genome has a segment encoding these proteins:
- the LOC115525895 gene encoding olfactory receptor 2D3-like, translating to MGTENQTYLTEFILLGLSSDWQTQILLFVVFLIIYLLTLCGNFLIIVLIHIDSRLHTPMYFFLKNLSFTDLCFSTTVIPQMLFHLLVMRKTISFAGCSIQMIFFLVAGCTESSLLAVMSYDRYVAVCKPLHYSILMTQRVCVQLIIGSWASGAIVSLVDTIFTLCLSYHGQNIINHYFCEPPALLKLASEETYKAEMAILAMGIVILLGPVSLILFSYWNIISTVIRIQSGEGRLKAFSTCGSHLIVVVFFYGSTIFTYMRPNSKKIKEGDKVISVFYSVITSMMNPFIYSLRNKEVKEAFRKAFGR from the coding sequence ATGGGCACAGAAAACCAAACCTATCTGACTGAATTCATCTTGCTAGGCCTTTCTTCAGATTGGCAGACCCAAATCCTGCTGTTTGTAGTGTTTCTCATCATCTACCTGCTGACTCTGTGTGGGAATTTTCTCATCATAGTGCTAATTCATATTGACTCTCGACTTCATACACCAATGTACTTCTTCCTTAAAAACCTGTCGTTTACTGATCTCTGTTTCTCTACAACAGTCATCCCCCAGATGCTATTCCACTTGCTGGTAATGAGAAAGACCATTTCCTTTGCTGGGTGTTCAattcagatgatttttttcctagtagCTGGGTGTACAGAAAGTTCCCTCCTAGCAGTGATGTcctatgaccgctatgtggcTGTCTGTAAGCCCCTTCACTACTCCATCCTCATGACCCAGAGGGTGTGTGTACAGCTGATCATAGGGTCCTGGGCCAGTGGAGCCATTGTGTCTTTAGTAGACACAATATTTACTTTATGTCTCTCATACCATGGACAGAATATaattaatcattatttttgtgAACCTCCTGCACTCTTGAAGTTGGCTTCAGAAGAAACCTACAAAGCTGAGATGGCCATCTTGGCAATGGGCATAGTAATTCTCCTTGGCCCTGTCTCCCTCATCCTTTTCTCCTACTGGAATATTATCTCCACTGTGATTCGGATACAGTCAGGTGAGGGGAGACTTAAGGCCTTTTCTACCTGTGGTTCTCATCTCATTGTTGTGGTCTTCTTCTACGGCTCAACTATATTTACCTACATGCGTCCAAATTCCAAGAAGATAAAGGAAGGGGATAAGGTGATTTCTGTGTTCTACTCAGTCATAACATCCATGATGAACCCATTCATTTACAGCCTGAGAAACAAGGAGGTAAAGGAGGCATTTAGGAAAGCATTTGGAAGATAG
- the LOC115526096 gene encoding olfactory receptor 6, translating into MPKDNTTYVSEFILVGFHTSPWLQVLLFLLFLITYLFVLLENLVIILTVWVTGSLHKPMYYFLGTMSFLETWYVSVTVPKMLAGFLLRPNTISFLGCMIQLYFFISLACTECVLLAAMAYDRYVAICCPLRYPAMMTTGFCVQLTISSWVSGFTISMAKVYFISQVAFCGNNILNHFFCDVSPILKLACMDFSMAEMVDFVLAILILVFPLSATVLSYGFIVSTILHIPSATGQWKTFSTCASHLTVVVIFYTAVIFMYVRPRAIASFNSNKLISAIYAVFTPMLNPIIYCLRNKEVKDAIRKTMSSGQALFLRDCLC; encoded by the coding sequence ATGCCAAAGGACAATACCACCTATGTTAGTGAATTCATCCTGGTGGGCTTCCATACTTCCCCTTGGCTACAggttctgcttttccttctcttcctcatcaCCTACCTGTTTGTGCTGCTGGAGAATTTGGTTATCATTCTCACTGTATGGGTTACTGGGTCCCTGCACAAGCCTATGTACTATTTTCTGGGCACCATGTCCTTTCTGGAGACTTGGTATGTATCTGTCACAGTCCCTAAGATGTTGGCTGGATTCCTACTTCGTCCCAATACCATCTCCTTCCTGGGATGCATGATCCAACTCTATTTCTTCATCTCACTTGCCTGTACTGAATGTGTGCTCTTGGCTGCCATGGCCTATGACCGTTACGTGGCTATATGTTGTCCTCTTCGTTATCCAGCCATGATGACCACAGGATTTTGCGTTCAGCTGACCATCAGTTCCTGGGTGAGTGGCTTCACCATCTCCATGGCAAAGGTATACTTCATCTCCCAAGTTGCCTTCTGTGGCAATAATATCTTGAACCATTTTTTCTGTGATGTTTCTCCTATCCTCAAACTGGCCTGCATGGATTTTTCTATGGCTGAGATGGTAGACTTTGTGCTAGCCATTCTCATTCTTGTGTTTCCCCTCTCAGCAACTGTCCTTTCCTATGGCTTCATTGTCTCTACCATCCTGCACATTCCCTCAGCCACTGGGCAGTGGAAGACCTTCTCCACCTGTGCCTCTCACCTTACAGTGGTGGTCATCTTCTATACAGCTGTGATCTTCATGTATGTCCGACCTCGAGCCATTGCTTCATTCAATTCTAACAAATTGATCTCAGCCATATATGCAGTCTTTACTCCCATGCTCAACCCTATTATCTATTGCCTGAGGAACAAGGAAGTCAAAGATGCCATCAGAAAAACCATGTCTAGTGGCCAAGCCCTTTTCTTGAGAGATTGTCTTTGCTAA
- the LOC115524649 gene encoding olfactory receptor 2AG1-like, whose translation MELWNSTLGNDFTLAEILNDSGVPKLLFATIAVLYMLALTSNGLLLLVIIMDSWLHVPMYLLLSQLSLMDLMFASAVTPKMLVDYLHGENAISFEGCTFQMLVVLTSGGAEDLLLAFMAYDRYVAICHPLHYMVRMRPRICWLTIATSWILAFLNAVILTSYTMHFPFCMSRKIRHLLCEILPLLKLACADTSIYEHMVYVIGVIFLMPTLAAILASYTFVLIAILHVSSGKGRKKVLITCSSHLTVVGMYYGAAMLMYIQPNYYHSPQQDNILSLFYIIITPTLNPLVYSLRNKEVIEASRKLLGRFTSAQR comes from the coding sequence ATGGAGCTCTGGAACTCCACCTTGGGAAATGACTTCACATTAGCAGAGATTCTGAATGACAGTGGGGTTCCCAAACTGCTTTTTGCCACAATCGCTGTCCTCTACATGTTGGCCCTGACCAGCAATGGCCTGCTGCTCTTGGTCATTATAATGGATTCCTGGCTCCATGTGCCTATGTACCTTCTACTTAGCCAGCTATCTCTCATGGACTTGATGTTTGCATCTGCAGTTACTCCCAAAATGCTTGTGGATTATCTGCATGGGGAGAACGCCATCTCCTTTGAAGGCTGCACCTTTCAGATGTTAGTAGTTCTCACTTCAGGAGGTGCAGAGGACTTACTACTGGCGTTCATGGCCTATGACAGGTATGTGGCTATTTGTCATCCTTTGCACTACATGGTCCGCATGAGGCCAAGGATATGCTGGCTCACAATAGCCACATCTTGGATCCTGGCATTCCTGAATGCTGTGATACTCACCTCATATACTATGCACTTTCCTTTCTGTATGTCTCGGAAAATCAGGCACCTACTCTGTGAGATCCTACCCTTGTTGAAATTGGCCTGCGCAGATACCTCCATATATGAGCACATGGTATATGTGATAGGTGTGATCTTTCTCATGCCTACCCTTGCTGCTATCCTTGCCTCTTATACATTTGTCCTAATTGCTATCCTTCACGTGTCCTCGggtaagggaaggaagaaagtccTCATCACATGCTCTTCTCACCTGACTGTGGTAGGAATGTACTATGGAGCTGCCATGTTGATGTACATCCAGCCCAATTACTACCATAGTCCCCAACAGGACAACATTCTCTCTCTATTTTATATTATCATTACTCCAACACTGAACCCTCTTGTCTATAGTCTGAGAAACAAGGAGGTAATAGAAGCCTCCAGGAAATTACTGGGGAGATTCACTTCTGCCCAGAGATGA